A DNA window from Citrobacter tructae contains the following coding sequences:
- the nhaA gene encoding Na+/H+ antiporter NhaA, which yields MKHLHRFFSSDASGGIILIIAAAVAMLMANIGVTSGWYHDFLETPVQLRVGALEINKNMLLWINDALMAVFFLLIGLEVKRELMQGSLASLRQAAFPIIAAIGGMIVPALLYLAFNYADPITREGWAIPAATDIAFALGVLALLGSRVPLALKIFLMALAIIDDLGAIVIIALFYTSDLSLLSLGVAAFAILILAALNLCGVRRTGIYILVGVVLWTAVLKSGVHATLAGVIVGFFIPLKEKHGRSPAKRLEHVLHPWVAYLILPLFAFANAGVPLQGVTMDGLTSILPLGIIAGLLIGKPLGISLFCWLALRLKVAQLPEGTNFQQIMAVGILCGIGFTMSIFIASLAFGNVDPELINWAKLGILIGSLLSAVIGYSWLRTRLNTSV from the coding sequence GTGAAACATCTACATCGTTTTTTTAGTAGCGATGCCTCGGGCGGCATTATTTTGATCATCGCTGCGGCAGTAGCAATGTTGATGGCCAATATCGGTGTAACCAGTGGATGGTACCACGACTTTCTGGAGACCCCGGTTCAACTGCGGGTTGGCGCGCTTGAGATCAATAAAAATATGTTGTTGTGGATCAACGACGCCTTAATGGCGGTGTTTTTCCTGCTGATTGGTCTGGAAGTGAAGCGCGAGCTGATGCAGGGATCGCTGGCCAGTCTGCGACAGGCTGCGTTTCCGATTATCGCCGCGATTGGCGGCATGATTGTCCCGGCGTTGTTGTATCTGGCATTCAACTATGCCGACCCTATCACCCGTGAAGGATGGGCAATTCCGGCAGCAACGGATATCGCTTTTGCGCTCGGCGTACTGGCACTGTTGGGCAGTCGCGTTCCGCTGGCACTGAAAATCTTCCTGATGGCGCTGGCGATTATCGACGATCTCGGCGCGATTGTGATAATCGCACTGTTCTATACCAGCGATCTTTCACTGCTTTCGTTAGGGGTTGCCGCGTTCGCTATTCTCATTCTGGCGGCGTTGAATCTGTGCGGTGTCAGACGTACCGGTATTTATATCCTGGTTGGTGTCGTGTTGTGGACGGCAGTGTTGAAGTCAGGCGTGCATGCGACGCTGGCGGGTGTAATTGTCGGTTTCTTCATCCCGCTGAAGGAAAAGCATGGCCGTTCTCCGGCGAAACGTCTGGAGCATGTCCTGCATCCGTGGGTGGCCTATCTGATCCTGCCGCTGTTTGCTTTTGCTAATGCGGGTGTTCCACTGCAGGGCGTGACGATGGACGGGCTGACCTCCATCCTGCCGTTGGGGATTATTGCTGGCCTGCTTATCGGTAAGCCGCTGGGGATCAGCCTGTTCTGCTGGCTGGCATTACGTCTCAAGGTGGCGCAGCTGCCTGAAGGCACGAATTTCCAGCAAATCATGGCGGTGGGTATTCTGTGCGGTATTGGTTTTACAATGTCGATTTTCATCGCCAGCCTGGCGTTTGGTAACGTTGATCCGGAGCTGATTAACTGGGCAAAACTGGGGATCCTGATTGGTTCTCTGCTGTCGGCGGTTATCGGTTATAGCTGGCTGCGTACCCGGTTGAATACGTCAGTCTGA
- a CDS encoding DEAD/DEAH box helicase, translating into MDSTPRPQEILRTWQRIEFFQPYTLERKEKSLLIPLKKLITLGDASLPWHSEKLRQQYDIPPKASFIVHVGLFEKSIVSSLSQEILGPNEDNDEECEQRLNQEGTTCFAKMQLNGEGVPARDKLSVSSLPWALGHLKKRQFHKLDSSVFAADCMHLADTFNDFCVTLEPVREKGPGVLRANDILTLLDTHLSSWADFTPEWQYAVQIDWFNGNSENQDTEQEEASETEDPISDNEKALVLPILNSFFFEDIEDAMSSLTDNQCRTLNTYLTHSVHRNPDLYSQEGLTAIIDKLNPTKMPLGRWPSEPEHAMSLMQQFAINTAVEELAEGGLLSVNGPPGTGKTTLLRDLVAHNVVERARVLAGFSNVEDTLTHEGFIVPELTGFEMIVASSNNAAVENISNELPQKKSLAEEFRSLDYLSPTANQVAAKSLPKSAHKRDKDGKGTERNYHLFRPLETEKQCWGLISAALRRKANRTKFAQRLLFDEHFLRDTSVEMFRPDNENFLSLWRWKSCHNKLSFTAAKQHFIHCLKTTEELQKQLAEFADLLAKKTDYSSDVLSSDMAKAAVLCEERLSALKEFETGRDVIEKQVQHARQQQKIEEANAPGLLTRLLNRKKVQTYQTSLRNTQQHLLTLSASLIHQAQHVAEQRKQLNEADAQKRRLQQEIDRITLQREEIEQKLRILKDKFSGIALPDSHKSIDNAGLQRTAFWQNTQINRQRSLLFMAAMDLHQAWLYEAMGGIDRFREMFLLRLRNFLNSPHLESTPLPWWQTLCMFVPVLSTTFASVGRMLHGVKGGELGWVMIDEAGQASPQQAVGAIWRARRVLVVGDPLQIEPVFTTSPSLVRHLCQDLLHEHAEKWNPEKLSVQQVADRVNHWGCKLEMMNNNIWIGIPLWVHRRCIEPMFSIANKLAYNNRMIHGLDTDKICSRLVNGELENHWLVSRGGLGDKQYRDSHGQSLITLLDRLLAENIELGSIYVITPFKAVKYALLELIEQRELASWQQYSPRLKHKEIKEWQKSCVGTVHTFQGKENDIVIFVLGCDVHNRGGAEWASSKPNLLNVALTRAKNTYLLLAIPWYGRHYPDLKVSHMPYRKK; encoded by the coding sequence ATGGACTCGACACCTCGCCCGCAAGAAATACTGAGAACCTGGCAACGTATTGAATTTTTTCAACCTTATACGCTTGAAAGAAAAGAAAAAAGCCTGCTTATTCCGCTAAAAAAACTCATTACATTAGGTGATGCTTCACTTCCATGGCATTCAGAGAAATTACGCCAGCAATATGACATCCCACCTAAGGCATCATTCATTGTTCACGTGGGGCTATTCGAGAAAAGCATCGTCAGCAGCCTCAGTCAGGAGATTCTTGGACCAAATGAGGATAATGACGAAGAATGCGAACAGCGCCTGAATCAGGAAGGGACAACCTGTTTTGCTAAGATGCAGTTGAACGGAGAAGGGGTACCCGCGAGAGATAAACTGTCGGTAAGTTCGCTACCCTGGGCGTTGGGCCACCTAAAAAAACGTCAATTCCACAAACTCGACTCATCAGTCTTCGCAGCCGATTGTATGCATCTTGCCGATACCTTTAATGATTTCTGCGTTACGTTAGAGCCCGTTAGGGAAAAAGGCCCCGGTGTATTGCGCGCGAACGATATTCTCACGCTGCTCGACACTCATTTATCATCTTGGGCGGACTTTACACCTGAATGGCAATATGCAGTACAAATTGACTGGTTTAATGGCAATAGCGAGAACCAGGACACGGAACAAGAAGAAGCTAGCGAAACGGAAGACCCCATAAGCGACAATGAAAAGGCATTAGTACTCCCCATCTTAAATAGCTTCTTTTTTGAGGATATTGAAGATGCAATGTCATCACTGACAGACAATCAATGTCGAACTCTCAATACTTACCTCACTCACAGCGTTCACAGAAACCCGGATTTATATTCTCAGGAAGGACTAACAGCTATTATCGATAAGCTGAATCCTACCAAAATGCCTCTGGGACGCTGGCCTTCAGAGCCAGAGCACGCGATGTCATTAATGCAGCAGTTTGCAATTAATACGGCAGTAGAAGAGCTTGCTGAAGGTGGATTGCTATCAGTAAATGGACCTCCGGGAACGGGGAAAACGACGTTGCTGCGCGATTTAGTTGCGCATAATGTCGTTGAACGAGCGAGAGTGCTTGCGGGTTTCAGCAACGTGGAAGATACGCTTACCCATGAAGGCTTTATCGTCCCGGAACTGACCGGTTTCGAAATGATTGTGGCCTCGTCCAATAATGCAGCCGTAGAAAATATCTCTAACGAATTACCGCAAAAGAAATCGCTGGCCGAAGAATTTCGTTCTCTTGACTATTTGTCGCCGACCGCAAATCAAGTTGCAGCAAAATCCCTGCCCAAATCTGCGCATAAAAGAGATAAAGACGGAAAAGGAACTGAGCGTAATTACCACCTCTTTCGTCCTCTTGAGACAGAAAAACAGTGTTGGGGATTAATTTCAGCAGCTCTTAGAAGAAAGGCAAATCGTACAAAATTCGCCCAAAGATTACTGTTTGATGAGCATTTTTTACGCGATACATCAGTCGAAATGTTCAGACCGGACAACGAAAACTTTCTCAGCCTTTGGCGCTGGAAGTCTTGCCACAATAAGCTCTCTTTCACCGCAGCAAAGCAGCATTTCATTCACTGCCTTAAAACAACAGAAGAACTACAAAAACAGTTAGCAGAATTTGCCGATCTGCTGGCAAAAAAAACCGACTATTCATCTGATGTTCTGTCTTCGGACATGGCAAAAGCAGCAGTGCTATGTGAAGAGCGGCTTAGCGCACTTAAGGAATTTGAAACTGGGCGGGACGTAATTGAAAAACAGGTTCAGCATGCCCGGCAACAGCAAAAAATAGAGGAAGCCAATGCTCCTGGCCTGCTGACTCGTTTGCTCAATCGTAAAAAGGTACAGACTTACCAGACGTCATTACGTAACACACAACAGCATCTTTTAACTCTTAGCGCATCATTGATACATCAAGCACAGCACGTTGCCGAACAGCGTAAACAACTGAATGAGGCAGACGCCCAAAAACGCCGCTTACAGCAAGAAATAGATAGGATTACCCTGCAGCGGGAGGAAATAGAACAAAAATTGCGGATCCTGAAGGATAAGTTTTCAGGAATAGCTCTACCTGATAGCCATAAATCCATCGATAATGCAGGCTTACAGCGCACCGCATTCTGGCAAAATACCCAGATCAACCGCCAACGCTCGCTGTTATTTATGGCTGCGATGGATCTTCATCAAGCCTGGCTTTACGAGGCAATGGGGGGCATTGATCGCTTTAGAGAAATGTTCCTACTCCGCCTGAGGAACTTTTTAAATTCCCCTCATCTTGAGTCTACGCCACTACCTTGGTGGCAAACGCTATGCATGTTTGTCCCGGTACTCTCAACAACCTTTGCCTCAGTGGGACGTATGCTGCATGGAGTGAAAGGTGGCGAGCTTGGCTGGGTAATGATCGATGAAGCTGGCCAGGCATCACCTCAACAGGCCGTCGGTGCTATCTGGCGCGCCAGACGCGTACTCGTCGTGGGCGATCCGTTACAGATTGAGCCCGTATTCACCACCTCTCCATCACTGGTTAGACACCTTTGTCAGGACCTCTTACACGAACATGCTGAAAAGTGGAATCCAGAAAAGCTCTCAGTCCAACAGGTTGCCGATCGCGTCAATCATTGGGGCTGCAAATTAGAGATGATGAACAATAACATCTGGATTGGGATACCTTTATGGGTACATCGCCGTTGTATCGAACCCATGTTCAGTATTGCTAATAAACTGGCATACAATAACCGGATGATTCACGGGCTTGATACAGACAAAATCTGCAGTCGTCTCGTCAATGGCGAACTTGAAAACCACTGGTTGGTTTCAAGGGGTGGCTTGGGTGACAAGCAGTATCGAGATAGTCACGGTCAAAGCCTGATTACCCTGCTGGACCGTCTACTCGCGGAAAACATAGAGTTGGGGTCTATTTACGTTATTACACCATTCAAGGCTGTTAAGTATGCGTTGTTGGAACTGATTGAACAAAGAGAGCTAGCAAGCTGGCAACAATACTCACCGCGACTAAAACATAAAGAAATTAAAGAGTGGCAAAAAAGCTGTGTTGGTACGGTCCATACATTTCAGGGGAAAGAAAACGACATCGTTATTTTTGTTCTCGGATGTGATGTGCACAATCGCGGCGGTGCAGAATGGGCTTCGAGCAAACCTAATCTTCTGAACGTTGCCCTTACCCGAGCAAAAAACACATATTTGTTATTGGCGATCCCTTGGTATGGCAGACATTACCCGGATTTGAAAGTGTCGCACATGCCTTACCGGAAAAAATAG
- the dnaJ gene encoding molecular chaperone DnaJ, whose translation MAKQDYYEILGVSKTAEEREIKKAYKRLAMKFHPDRNQGDKEAEAKFKEIKEAYEILTDAQKRAAYDQYGHAAFEQGGMGGGGGFGGGADFSDIFGDVFGDIFGGGRGRQRASRGADLRYNMDLSLEEAVRGVTKEIRIPTLEECDVCHGSGAKSGTQPQTCPTCHGSGQVQMRQGFFAVQQTCPHCQGRGTLIKDPCNKCHGHGRVEKSKTLSVKIPAGVDTGDRIRLSGEGEAGEHGAPAGDLYVQVQVKQHPIFEREGNNLYCEVPINFAMAALGGEIEVPTLDGRVKLKVPGETQTGKLFRMRGKGVKSVRGGAQGDLLCRVVVETPVGLNDKQKQLLKDLQDSFGGPTGEQNSPRSKSFFDGVKKFFDDLTR comes from the coding sequence ATGGCTAAGCAAGACTATTACGAGATTTTAGGCGTTTCCAAAACAGCGGAAGAGCGTGAAATCAAAAAGGCCTATAAGCGCCTGGCCATGAAATTTCACCCAGACCGTAACCAGGGTGATAAAGAGGCCGAAGCCAAATTCAAAGAGATCAAAGAAGCCTACGAGATCCTGACCGACGCGCAAAAACGCGCTGCTTACGATCAGTACGGCCATGCTGCGTTTGAGCAAGGCGGTATGGGTGGCGGCGGCGGTTTCGGCGGCGGTGCTGACTTCAGCGATATCTTTGGTGACGTGTTTGGCGATATCTTTGGCGGTGGTCGTGGCCGTCAGCGCGCCTCACGTGGTGCGGATTTACGTTACAACATGGATCTCTCCCTGGAAGAAGCTGTGCGTGGCGTCACCAAAGAGATCCGTATTCCTACGCTGGAAGAGTGTGACGTTTGCCACGGCAGCGGCGCGAAATCAGGGACTCAGCCTCAGACCTGTCCGACCTGTCACGGTTCCGGCCAGGTGCAGATGCGTCAGGGCTTCTTTGCTGTACAGCAGACCTGTCCACACTGTCAGGGCCGGGGTACGCTGATCAAAGATCCGTGCAACAAATGCCATGGGCATGGCCGCGTTGAGAAGAGCAAAACGCTGTCCGTTAAAATTCCGGCTGGGGTTGATACCGGCGACCGTATCCGCTTGTCTGGTGAAGGCGAAGCGGGCGAGCATGGCGCACCGGCAGGTGATTTGTACGTTCAGGTGCAGGTGAAACAGCACCCGATTTTCGAGCGTGAAGGCAATAACCTGTACTGTGAAGTGCCGATCAACTTTGCGATGGCTGCGCTGGGTGGCGAGATTGAAGTCCCGACGCTGGATGGTCGCGTGAAGTTAAAAGTCCCTGGCGAAACGCAAACCGGTAAACTATTCCGTATGCGCGGTAAGGGCGTTAAGTCGGTGCGTGGTGGTGCTCAGGGCGATCTGCTGTGCCGCGTTGTGGTTGAAACCCCGGTGGGTTTGAACGACAAGCAGAAACAGTTGCTTAAAGATCTGCAAGACAGTTTTGGTGGCCCGACGGGTGAACAAAACAGCCCGCGTTCCAAAAGCTTCTTCGACGGCGTGAAGAAATTCTTTGACGACCTGACGCGCTAA